Proteins encoded together in one Paramagnetospirillum magnetotacticum MS-1 window:
- a CDS encoding branched-chain amino acid ABC transporter permease, which produces MLELTLQSLFSGVLSGAYYALIALGLALVFGTMRVINLAHGELVLLGAYISYTAEEKLGLDPLASLPLALAVVVGTAILVYYLVSLIKTDRELNSLILTFGIGVILTNGVLMIWSADIHSATTPWYHDATILFETLFAMQAELVFAGIGILLVGAVWWWLEKSWYGRALRAVASNRDAAKLMGVNPQLTEILSFAVSGLLATVAGVAIYTAKVIQPAMGHHLTVKAFIITVLAGMGSVPGVLLGAVLLGVVESLTVTLASSALQELAGMVLFLVVLLLMPSGLFGRAKRRG; this is translated from the coding sequence ATGCTTGAACTAACCCTTCAATCCCTGTTTTCCGGCGTGCTGTCGGGAGCCTATTACGCTCTGATCGCCCTGGGTCTTGCCCTGGTGTTCGGCACCATGCGGGTCATCAACCTCGCCCATGGCGAACTGGTCTTGCTGGGCGCCTATATCAGCTATACCGCCGAGGAAAAACTGGGCCTCGATCCCCTGGCCTCCCTGCCCCTGGCCCTGGCCGTGGTGGTGGGAACCGCCATCCTGGTCTATTATCTGGTCAGCCTGATCAAGACGGATCGCGAGCTCAATTCGCTGATCCTGACCTTCGGCATCGGGGTGATCCTCACCAATGGGGTGCTGATGATCTGGTCGGCGGATATCCATTCCGCCACCACGCCCTGGTATCACGACGCCACTATTTTGTTCGAGACCCTGTTCGCCATGCAGGCCGAGCTGGTCTTTGCCGGGATCGGCATCCTTCTGGTGGGCGCGGTGTGGTGGTGGCTGGAAAAAAGCTGGTATGGCAGGGCGTTACGCGCCGTAGCGTCGAACCGCGACGCCGCCAAGCTGATGGGTGTCAACCCGCAATTGACGGAGATTCTGTCCTTCGCCGTGTCGGGCCTGCTGGCCACGGTGGCGGGGGTGGCCATCTACACCGCCAAGGTGATTCAGCCCGCCATGGGCCATCACCTGACGGTCAAGGCCTTCATCATCACCGTGCTGGCAGGCATGGGTTCGGTGCCCGGCGTGCTGCTGGGCGCGGTATTGCTGGGCGTGGTGGAAAGCCTCACCGTCACCCTGGCGTCCTCGGCGCTGCAGGAACTGGCGGGCATGGTGCTGTTCCTGGTGGTGCTGCTGTTGATGCCGTCCGGCCTGTTTGGCCGTGCCAAGCGGCGGGGGTAG
- a CDS encoding ABC transporter substrate-binding protein has product MSKSKLCVSALALSLMLGFAPAHAAEFKIGAEIPLSGNLARVGTAMNEGIQVAAEMFNKKSGKHSVKIITMDDESSPAKAVGAVEKLAADGVVAYTGGYGSNIIGPASEAAEKLGKVYVTSGGVASELTKRNLKTFFRINSSEGYARALMGMFNKQGVKSVAVVYSTKEATEEVAKMLQSGLGPQGVKVTMHAFDPATNDFKPIIHKIKLQDRPDAIAMIGYENDYVGILRAAKVLKPDIKTIAGVWSLATAKMAAEFPDLMENVSGTSTLSYPAEFTTPEAKEFAETYQKMFNKAPDYLGIFGYVQSKLLFEAVARAADTGTVDKGGIATEMRKTLSDTVIGKVRFDESGDNPEFTHRMGQHQAGKVVLVWPSDAATGTMKYPAVPW; this is encoded by the coding sequence ATGTCCAAAAGCAAGCTTTGTGTTTCAGCCCTGGCCCTGTCCCTGATGCTGGGCTTCGCCCCGGCCCATGCCGCCGAATTCAAGATCGGCGCCGAGATTCCGCTGTCGGGCAATCTGGCCCGCGTCGGCACCGCCATGAACGAGGGCATCCAGGTGGCCGCCGAGATGTTCAACAAGAAGAGCGGCAAGCACAGTGTGAAAATCATCACCATGGATGACGAATCCTCGCCCGCCAAGGCGGTGGGGGCCGTGGAGAAGCTGGCCGCCGACGGCGTGGTGGCCTATACCGGCGGCTACGGCTCCAACATTATCGGCCCGGCCTCCGAAGCCGCCGAGAAGCTGGGCAAGGTCTATGTGACCTCGGGCGGTGTCGCCTCGGAACTGACCAAGCGCAACTTGAAGACCTTCTTTCGCATCAACAGTTCGGAAGGCTATGCCCGCGCCTTGATGGGCATGTTCAACAAGCAAGGCGTCAAGTCGGTGGCGGTGGTCTATTCCACCAAGGAAGCCACCGAGGAAGTGGCCAAGATGCTGCAATCGGGCCTCGGACCCCAGGGCGTCAAGGTCACAATGCATGCGTTTGATCCGGCCACCAACGATTTCAAGCCCATCATCCACAAGATCAAGCTGCAGGACCGTCCCGACGCCATCGCCATGATCGGCTACGAGAACGACTATGTGGGCATCTTGCGCGCCGCCAAGGTGTTGAAGCCCGACATCAAGACCATCGCGGGCGTGTGGTCCCTGGCCACCGCCAAAATGGCCGCCGAATTTCCTGATCTGATGGAGAACGTCTCGGGCACCTCGACGCTCTCCTATCCGGCCGAGTTCACCACGCCCGAAGCCAAGGAATTCGCCGAGACCTATCAGAAGATGTTCAACAAGGCCCCCGATTACCTGGGAATCTTCGGCTATGTGCAGTCCAAGCTGCTGTTCGAGGCGGTGGCGCGCGCCGCCGATACCGGAACCGTGGACAAGGGCGGCATCGCCACCGAGATGCGCAAGACCCTTTCCGACACGGTGATCGGCAAGGTGCGCTTCGACGAATCCGGCGACAATCCCGAATTCACCCACCGCATGGGCCAGCATCAGGCGGGCAAGGTGGTGCTGGTCTGGCCCAGTGATGCCGCCACCGGCACCATGAAGTACCCGGCCGTGCCGTGGTGA